Proteins encoded by one window of Blautia luti:
- a CDS encoding recombinase family protein, whose amino-acid sequence MIKEATAQKAAQEKPKGLRVAAYCRVSTDSDEQKTSYRTQKAFYTDMIQRHPGWTFAGIYADEGITGTSRLHRDEFNQMLEDARNGKIDLIVTKSISRFARNTVDTLDCARQLKQLTPPVGIFFEKENINTLDSTSEVILTIYSALAQEESHSISDNIHWSYQKRFQEGKPMVHLSRMIGYDKGENGEWIINEEQAEPVRYLFRRYACGAGRATIIKEMNERGWKTVSGTDWNPSSFSNVILNEKYVGDLEMQKYVTSNFLSHKAVPNRGQLPKYYIRDHHAPIVDRATWLIVQSEMKRRPPLLSRDPLNICYINLSCPACGKTLIHKRRKIAAYWVDAESIEDTKERQGLAIYGVGKMRCSDKDCTEELYEVAIEQGFMEMLYRLKRDYEKNKEHSELAVKYRECQREPEDHSGRILELRELLQKLEQECKRLMKKQMEAQKQMAERERVYLQESLQESIRDGSIQMDNIMEEMDQQRVDSVYTPVAGSAEAMYNELLKDILKRKEELENELHILEESSEGGIILKKRYEYFLEELLALPEQNRYGQKLAVHGLDDKEPHWTESGVFLSTPDMLTFSREMYAVNIESGRVDGDVIHYRTIYGMEFTAFGARRTIKDFKDYRVYGKDGKPKFAENEAEILGEPVQVEYRKRRNGKKI is encoded by the coding sequence TTGATAAAGGAAGCGACGGCTCAAAAGGCTGCCCAGGAAAAGCCGAAGGGGTTAAGGGTGGCAGCTTACTGCAGAGTGTCCACAGATTCAGATGAACAGAAAACGTCCTACCGGACCCAGAAGGCATTCTACACGGATATGATACAGCGGCATCCGGGCTGGACATTCGCAGGAATTTATGCAGATGAGGGAATCACCGGAACAAGCCGCCTGCATAGGGATGAGTTCAACCAGATGCTGGAGGATGCGAGAAATGGGAAAATCGATTTAATAGTCACAAAATCCATATCGAGATTCGCAAGGAATACCGTGGACACCCTCGACTGCGCAAGACAGCTGAAACAGCTGACACCTCCTGTGGGCATCTTTTTTGAAAAGGAAAACATCAACACTCTGGATTCCACCAGTGAGGTGATCCTGACCATTTACTCCGCACTTGCCCAGGAAGAAAGCCATTCCATTTCGGATAACATCCACTGGTCTTATCAGAAGCGGTTCCAGGAAGGGAAGCCGATGGTCCATCTAAGCCGGATGATCGGATATGACAAAGGGGAAAACGGAGAATGGATCATCAATGAAGAGCAGGCGGAACCGGTGCGTTACCTTTTCCGGAGATATGCCTGCGGAGCCGGCCGTGCAACTATCATTAAAGAGATGAACGAGCGAGGCTGGAAAACGGTATCTGGCACGGACTGGAACCCCAGCAGCTTCTCGAATGTGATCCTAAATGAGAAGTATGTGGGCGATTTGGAAATGCAGAAATATGTGACCAGCAATTTTCTTTCCCATAAGGCGGTTCCGAACAGAGGACAGCTTCCAAAGTATTACATCAGGGACCACCACGCACCGATCGTCGACCGGGCAACCTGGTTGATCGTGCAAAGTGAAATGAAACGGAGGCCGCCGCTACTAAGCCGTGATCCTCTCAATATCTGCTATATAAACCTTTCGTGTCCAGCGTGTGGAAAGACACTGATCCACAAGAGGAGAAAGATTGCTGCATACTGGGTGGATGCAGAGTCCATTGAAGATACCAAGGAACGACAGGGACTTGCGATTTATGGCGTTGGGAAGATGCGTTGTTCGGATAAAGACTGCACAGAGGAACTTTATGAGGTTGCTATTGAACAAGGTTTTATGGAAATGCTCTATCGCCTGAAACGGGATTATGAGAAAAACAAAGAGCACTCAGAGCTTGCGGTCAAATACCGTGAATGCCAGAGGGAGCCGGAAGACCATTCGGGACGGATTTTGGAACTCAGGGAACTGCTTCAGAAACTGGAGCAGGAATGTAAACGCCTTATGAAAAAGCAGATGGAAGCACAGAAGCAGATGGCCGAGAGAGAAAGGGTTTACCTGCAGGAGAGCTTACAGGAATCCATTCGGGATGGGAGCATCCAGATGGATAATATCATGGAAGAGATGGATCAACAGCGTGTGGATAGTGTTTACACACCTGTGGCCGGAAGTGCCGAGGCAATGTACAATGAACTGCTGAAGGATATTCTGAAGCGGAAAGAAGAACTGGAAAACGAACTACACATTTTGGAAGAAAGCAGTGAAGGCGGCATCATCCTGAAAAAGAGGTACGAATATTTTCTGGAGGAACTGCTGGCCCTGCCGGAGCAAAACCGCTATGGACAGAAGCTGGCGGTGCATGGTCTGGATGATAAAGAACCGCATTGGACGGAATCGGGTGTGTTCTTGAGTACACCAGATATGCTAACCTTCAGCCGGGAAATGTATGCCGTAAATATTGAATCTGGCAGAGTGGACGGAGATGTGATCCATTACCGGACCATTTACGGAATGGAATTTACTGCTTTCGGAGCCAGAAGGACTATAAAGGACTTCAAGGATTATCGGGTATACGGCAAAGATGGAAAACCAAAGTTTGCGGAAAATGAAGCAGAGATCCTTGGAGAACCGGTTCAGGTAGAGTATAGAAAGCGTCGGAACGGAAAAAAGATATGA
- a CDS encoding phage tail spike protein: protein MIPCLYDSREMKFDHNGIGKLADAQSCTVTEKKNGSYELKLICPADGIHAEMLEEGNIILAKPSDTMQSQPFRIYKITTPIDGKLEVQARHISYQLNFITVSPFSVTGCVGAMQGLKSHAASDCPFEVWTDVESSATFTLGVPSSFRNCLGGMAGSVLDVFGGEFEWDRYTVRFHKARGADHNVHIIYGKNLTDFRMEKSIENTITGVHPYWVDNETQAVMELPEKVVLQSKRSIPYQKITVLDCTSNFQEKPSESALREYAQNYIDTTDLTEPEIDIKIDFLQLWNTPGYEDIVEAERVSLCDTVHVYISKLGIEVSSKVTETEYDALLERYNSITLSNSTVSSRNSSLTGSLNSIRNTAVIAYDTAVRAETAVGEQVGGITASIIYDGALLAALFGLHYKNETDSKGNTIRYAFNAVSLKQSTVAWKNSPAGLFVSTDGGKTWGYGWESDDTAVKTAILLEQTLKELDDRYKKATELSEELLKELDDRYKTATALSSELQEQLDQRYETAKKLSKELSEELDRRYGNVTTLSEALQKELDERYSVAKKLSEDVEKELDKKYQPSIPVSETAPEEPGNDALWVDKKNLRLKLWDGENWRIVGYEPEDPKEPEKPVEPEEPDNTRQGGGESDGSKEETDSGNTDTGSTGDGSDNSETSQDLSGD, encoded by the coding sequence GTGATCCCATGTTTATATGATTCCAGAGAAATGAAATTTGACCATAACGGCATCGGAAAACTGGCAGATGCACAGTCCTGTACCGTGACGGAAAAGAAAAACGGAAGCTATGAGCTGAAGCTCATCTGCCCGGCGGACGGTATCCATGCAGAGATGCTGGAGGAGGGGAATATCATCCTTGCCAAGCCATCTGATACCATGCAGTCTCAGCCGTTCCGCATCTATAAGATCACGACCCCAATCGATGGGAAGTTGGAAGTGCAGGCGCGGCACATTTCCTACCAGCTCAACTTTATCACGGTATCACCATTTTCAGTGACCGGATGTGTCGGGGCAATGCAGGGACTGAAAAGCCATGCGGCTTCGGATTGTCCATTTGAGGTCTGGACAGATGTGGAATCCAGTGCAACCTTTACGCTGGGAGTTCCATCCTCCTTCCGAAACTGCCTTGGAGGTATGGCCGGGTCAGTTCTGGATGTTTTTGGCGGTGAATTCGAGTGGGACCGGTACACGGTCAGGTTCCATAAGGCAAGAGGTGCCGACCATAACGTCCACATCATCTACGGCAAGAATCTGACGGATTTCAGGATGGAAAAATCCATCGAGAACACGATCACTGGTGTGCATCCGTACTGGGTAGACAACGAAACCCAGGCGGTCATGGAGCTGCCGGAGAAGGTGGTGCTGCAAAGCAAACGGTCGATCCCCTACCAGAAGATCACCGTGCTGGACTGTACCAGCAATTTTCAGGAAAAGCCGAGCGAATCGGCACTTCGGGAATACGCACAGAACTATATCGACACCACGGACTTAACGGAGCCGGAAATCGACATCAAGATCGACTTTTTACAGCTCTGGAATACGCCGGGGTATGAGGACATCGTGGAAGCAGAGCGTGTCTCCCTTTGCGATACGGTCCATGTGTATATCTCAAAGCTTGGTATCGAAGTCAGCTCCAAAGTAACCGAAACCGAGTATGACGCGCTGCTGGAACGCTATAACAGCATCACGCTTTCAAACTCCACGGTCAGCAGCCGGAATTCCTCCCTGACAGGTTCGCTCAACAGTATCCGAAATACAGCTGTTATTGCTTACGACACTGCCGTTCGTGCGGAGACTGCAGTTGGGGAACAGGTCGGTGGGATCACCGCCTCTATCATTTATGACGGTGCGCTTTTGGCTGCACTATTTGGCCTTCATTATAAGAATGAGACGGACAGCAAAGGCAATACAATCCGGTATGCTTTTAATGCTGTATCCCTGAAACAGTCAACAGTTGCGTGGAAGAACAGCCCTGCTGGATTATTTGTATCCACAGACGGCGGTAAGACGTGGGGCTACGGATGGGAATCCGATGACACAGCAGTAAAAACAGCAATCCTGTTGGAACAGACCCTTAAGGAGTTAGATGACCGCTATAAGAAAGCTACGGAGCTTTCCGAGGAACTGCTGAAAGAACTGGATGATCGGTATAAGACGGCAACAGCGCTTTCTTCCGAACTCCAAGAGCAGCTGGATCAGCGGTATGAAACTGCAAAGAAGTTATCCAAAGAACTGTCTGAGGAATTGGACAGACGGTATGGAAATGTCACGACACTCTCGGAAGCACTGCAAAAGGAATTGGATGAGAGATACAGCGTGGCAAAGAAGCTGTCGGAAGACGTCGAAAAAGAGCTGGATAAAAAGTATCAGCCGAGTATCCCAGTATCGGAAACCGCACCAGAGGAGCCGGGGAACGATGCATTGTGGGTCGATAAGAAGAATCTGCGGCTGAAGCTGTGGGATGGAGAAAACTGGCGGATTGTTGGATATGAGCCAGAAGACCCAAAAGAACCAGAGAAACCAGTAGAGCCAGAAGAACCGGACAACACCAGGCAGGGAGGAGGCGAAAGCGATGGTAGTAAGGAGGAAACAGATAGTGGAAACACAGACACAGGAAGCACAGGAGATGGCAGCGACAACAGCGAAACCAGTCAGGATCTTTCAGGAGATTGA
- a CDS encoding LysM peptidoglycan-binding domain-containing protein produces the protein MSKKEYPAKLTNGYYRVREVWEDEASQLGAYRLLANAKAKCDENPGSRVFDNDGNVIYPEEAVPDTGADESEEKAVVDDIPEEKPETTAPVEDTPAEKEAEAEVDENEFPTAEELPATIAYGKLKTLMNIREMPDTGAEVVTVYKRNTLIEIVEFCAGWLKIKCPEAVSGLAYVLNSADTYAFTASKIYTVVPGDNLWKIAERELGSGGRCADIRVLNGLTSNAIRVGMKLLIP, from the coding sequence ATGAGTAAGAAAGAGTATCCCGCAAAGCTGACAAACGGCTATTATCGTGTGCGTGAAGTCTGGGAAGATGAGGCATCCCAGTTGGGAGCGTATCGTCTGCTGGCGAATGCAAAAGCCAAGTGTGATGAGAACCCTGGCAGCCGTGTGTTCGACAATGACGGCAACGTGATCTATCCGGAAGAGGCTGTACCAGATACTGGTGCAGATGAGAGTGAAGAGAAAGCAGTCGTGGACGATATCCCGGAAGAAAAGCCGGAAACCACAGCCCCTGTGGAAGATACCCCAGCGGAGAAAGAAGCAGAGGCTGAAGTGGATGAGAACGAGTTCCCGACTGCAGAGGAGCTTCCGGCAACCATTGCCTACGGCAAACTCAAGACCCTCATGAATATCCGGGAGATGCCGGACACTGGCGCAGAAGTCGTGACCGTTTACAAAAGGAACACACTGATTGAAATCGTGGAATTCTGTGCGGGCTGGCTGAAAATAAAGTGCCCGGAAGCGGTGAGTGGTCTGGCCTACGTTCTTAACAGTGCGGATACCTATGCCTTCACAGCCAGCAAGATCTATACTGTGGTTCCCGGTGATAATCTCTGGAAGATCGCAGAAAGGGAACTGGGGAGCGGCGGCCGCTGTGCGGATATCCGTGTGCTGAATGGGCTGACTTCCAACGCTATCCGGGTCGGCATGAAACTGCTGATCCCTTAA
- a CDS encoding recombinase family protein — protein sequence MSTANDFLQKLQSATVKSTVQQKQKSRPNASAAELSKMLMAATGQGESVLPETTSVTQMPVQEKKSHEAVKEKSGAADLSDKKAAASSFLQESVVRQEMSTQQKEKKTKLPLSKSKENGDAGIASLIQKALAAKEKMQQAVPVMERVGGLRSEFEAGFQPQAEAMKEENGFISTASFRRTKEKEGHLNVAAYIRVSTDSSDQENSYETQERYFHQLIENNPDWNPIGVYSDYGISGTVKDKRVGFKRLLRHCREGKIDRIVCKSISRFSRNTADFMTALNTLHDNNVTILFEKENLDTADPTSDFILTTLAAIAQEESRSISRNINLGNKMRYPRGEVKNMVIYGYRYNGKMVTTESGYQYRDIEIVEEEAKIVRRIFQEVAEGTAYTDVARGLNYDRIPAPETVAVKARKKNSKKGQLNSDLEEGWTGRIISQMIQRERYTGAVLIQKKYTVDFLNHNIQRNNGELPQYLVKNHHPAIIDEELFETVQEIRRANAAKKEKGVKKGSKPFSGRILCGECGRFFRVRNSKNYPIWYCPTAEIDNGKRICHCEKIYEEQIVRAFRKAIIERFRLSTQPIHDNVGVADIMSGRYGEQFEGFTKEADDFVPQMIKRLENIQHTDFMERDRAFYKRQIATLQIGMENSGKKLRLLESQNDVMQTRRELLGDESIDEAVIQSNAEKIRRLKEKLDRDMDEKKHLEERLEYLEGYWEDLENDHERRERAIEWMKELPKGRDGVVQFLNGVTSDYCKAFVLSITVHSPLNYTVHWYDDTRTEVVMYSNIEDYRYTASYFDGQAMRDNCYRKKYVKKG from the coding sequence ATGAGTACAGCAAATGATTTTTTGCAGAAACTGCAGAGCGCAACGGTCAAAAGTACCGTACAGCAGAAACAGAAAAGCCGCCCGAATGCTTCAGCAGCCGAGCTTTCAAAGATGTTGATGGCAGCGACCGGACAGGGCGAATCTGTTCTGCCGGAAACCACATCTGTGACTCAGATGCCTGTGCAGGAAAAGAAATCCCATGAAGCGGTGAAGGAAAAAAGTGGTGCAGCTGACCTATCTGATAAGAAGGCGGCGGCATCTTCTTTTTTGCAGGAAAGCGTTGTGCGCCAAGAGATGTCTACCCAACAAAAAGAGAAAAAGACAAAGTTGCCGTTATCCAAATCCAAGGAAAACGGAGATGCCGGAATTGCTTCCCTGATCCAGAAGGCGCTGGCTGCAAAGGAGAAAATGCAGCAGGCAGTTCCTGTTATGGAACGGGTCGGTGGGCTGAGAAGTGAGTTCGAGGCGGGCTTCCAGCCACAGGCAGAAGCAATGAAAGAAGAAAATGGATTTATTTCCACAGCTTCTTTTCGCAGGACAAAGGAAAAGGAAGGGCATCTGAATGTAGCCGCTTACATTCGAGTTTCCACTGATTCCAGTGACCAGGAAAACTCCTACGAAACGCAGGAACGGTATTTTCATCAGCTGATCGAAAACAATCCAGACTGGAATCCAATCGGGGTTTACTCCGATTATGGAATTTCAGGAACGGTCAAGGATAAGCGTGTTGGATTCAAAAGACTTCTGCGGCACTGCAGGGAAGGGAAAATAGACCGTATTGTATGCAAGTCGATTTCCCGTTTCTCCAGAAATACGGCGGATTTTATGACCGCCCTTAATACTTTGCATGACAACAATGTAACGATCCTTTTTGAGAAAGAAAATCTGGACACAGCTGATCCGACCAGTGATTTTATTCTAACGACACTTGCGGCGATTGCCCAGGAAGAAAGCCGGAGTATTTCCAGAAACATCAATCTTGGAAATAAGATGCGCTATCCGAGAGGTGAGGTAAAGAACATGGTCATATATGGATATCGCTACAATGGAAAGATGGTCACGACAGAAAGTGGATATCAGTATAGGGATATCGAAATTGTGGAAGAAGAAGCAAAAATCGTGCGCCGGATTTTTCAGGAGGTGGCAGAGGGTACTGCCTATACAGATGTTGCCAGAGGTTTGAATTATGACCGGATTCCAGCTCCTGAGACCGTGGCGGTCAAAGCCAGAAAAAAGAACTCAAAGAAAGGACAGCTGAACAGTGATCTGGAAGAAGGATGGACTGGAAGGATTATTTCTCAGATGATACAAAGGGAACGATATACAGGAGCTGTCCTGATCCAGAAAAAATACACCGTGGACTTTCTGAACCATAACATCCAGCGGAATAATGGAGAACTTCCGCAGTATTTGGTGAAGAACCACCATCCGGCGATCATTGACGAAGAACTGTTTGAAACTGTTCAGGAAATCCGCAGAGCCAATGCTGCCAAAAAAGAGAAGGGAGTAAAGAAAGGATCAAAGCCATTCTCAGGAAGGATTTTGTGTGGGGAATGCGGCAGGTTTTTCCGTGTGAGAAATTCAAAAAACTATCCTATCTGGTACTGCCCAACAGCTGAGATTGATAATGGAAAGAGAATCTGCCACTGCGAGAAAATCTATGAAGAGCAGATTGTGAGGGCTTTCCGTAAAGCAATCATTGAACGATTCCGGCTGAGCACACAGCCAATTCATGACAATGTGGGAGTGGCAGATATCATGAGCGGCCGTTACGGAGAGCAGTTTGAAGGTTTTACAAAGGAAGCTGATGACTTTGTTCCACAGATGATCAAAAGACTGGAGAATATCCAGCACACTGATTTTATGGAACGGGACCGTGCTTTTTACAAACGGCAGATTGCCACCCTTCAGATTGGAATGGAAAACAGTGGGAAAAAACTGCGTCTTCTGGAAAGCCAGAACGATGTGATGCAGACCAGACGCGAACTGCTGGGAGATGAGAGCATCGACGAGGCAGTCATTCAGAGCAATGCTGAGAAAATCAGAAGGTTGAAAGAAAAACTTGACCGGGATATGGATGAGAAAAAGCATCTGGAAGAACGGTTGGAGTATCTGGAAGGGTACTGGGAGGATTTGGAGAATGACCACGAGAGAAGAGAACGGGCAATTGAATGGATGAAGGAACTTCCGAAAGGAAGGGATGGCGTGGTGCAGTTTTTGAATGGAGTGACCTCAGATTACTGCAAGGCATTTGTCCTTTCTATTACGGTCCATTCCCCGTTGAACTATACGGTTCACTGGTATGATGATACAAGGACAGAGGTTGTCATGTACAGTAATATAGAAGATTACCGGTATACGGCGTCTTATTTTGACGGACAGGCCATGCGGGATAACTGCTACCGGAAAAAATATGTAAAGAAAGGGTGA
- a CDS encoding sporulation initiation factor Spo0A C-terminal domain-containing protein — MNEKLMAEDVLRPYGITLYYKGCEYLRDAIVLHWHRPDLKPGQLLQYVADRKGVKKSGVLSAISTISSVAWKVNGIGGEKPMSIMKFVCRILEEADRNRE; from the coding sequence ATGAATGAAAAGCTCATGGCAGAAGATGTGTTAAGACCGTATGGCATTACGCTGTACTATAAGGGATGTGAGTATCTGAGGGATGCAATCGTCCTGCATTGGCATCGGCCGGATCTGAAACCAGGTCAGCTCTTACAGTATGTTGCAGACAGGAAAGGTGTTAAGAAGAGCGGTGTCCTCAGTGCCATTTCCACAATTTCCAGTGTAGCATGGAAAGTGAATGGGATAGGCGGTGAAAAGCCGATGTCAATCATGAAGTTTGTCTGTAGGATATTGGAAGAAGCAGACAGGAATAGAGAATAA
- a CDS encoding phage holin family protein has protein sequence MQNVIDKIEWMFAGLGGFLGWFFGGFDGFLYALVVFVVCDYFTGVLAAAIKHELSSEVGFKGIAKKVCIFVLVGIANIIDTQILQNGAAIRTAVVFFYLANEGLSCLENAAVIGLPVPDKLKEMLAQLKEEKSDKQNKE, from the coding sequence ATGCAGAATGTGATCGATAAGATTGAGTGGATGTTCGCAGGTCTGGGTGGTTTCCTGGGCTGGTTCTTCGGCGGATTTGATGGCTTCCTCTATGCACTGGTGGTGTTTGTGGTCTGCGACTACTTCACCGGAGTGCTGGCAGCAGCCATCAAGCATGAACTTTCTTCTGAAGTTGGCTTTAAGGGGATTGCCAAGAAGGTGTGCATCTTCGTACTGGTTGGCATTGCCAACATCATTGATACGCAGATTCTTCAGAATGGTGCAGCCATCAGAACTGCTGTTGTGTTTTTCTATTTGGCAAATGAAGGTCTGAGCTGCCTCGAAAATGCAGCTGTCATTGGCCTTCCGGTGCCGGATAAGCTGAAGGAGATGCTGGCACAGCTGAAGGAAGAAAAGAGCGACAAGCAGAACAAAGAGTAA
- a CDS encoding glucosaminidase domain-containing protein, with product MGYTNSPLVVYTKLSPNHSGQRTHSIDRITPHCVVGQLSAESICGCFISSSRQASCNYGIGTDGRVSLCVEEKNRSWCSSSRENDQRAVTIECASDMNEPYAMNSAVYDSLVKLCIDICKRNGKKKLLWLGDKNKTLNYAPAADEMVLTVHRWFANKSCPGNWLYARMGDLAAKVTAALGGSSSSGMQASSLKNLSEAEAVAKIGPLFTANQKTTGILACVSMAQFILESGYGKSELAQNANNCFGMKTSLSGNSWSGSSWDGKSVYTKKTQEQNDDGSMVTITADFRKYSCVEDSITDHAAYLLGAMNGSKKRYEGLAGCTDYKKAVQLIKDGGYATSHTYVQNLCSIIERWNLTQYDVAKASEGTVISGWYRVRKSWQNAASQKGAFHDLTYAKQCADVNPGYFVYDPAGKAVYPEVKANCPYAVRVSISDLNIRKGPGTNYAKTGQYTGKGVFTIVEEADGEGATRWGLLKAYAGKRNGWISLDFAKKL from the coding sequence ATGGGATATACCAATAGTCCACTCGTTGTTTACACCAAACTCTCCCCGAACCATTCCGGGCAGCGTACCCACAGCATCGACCGTATCACTCCGCATTGCGTGGTTGGTCAGCTTTCTGCAGAAAGCATCTGCGGCTGCTTTATCAGTTCATCTCGGCAGGCAAGCTGCAACTACGGCATCGGTACGGACGGTCGTGTGTCGCTTTGTGTCGAGGAAAAGAACCGCAGCTGGTGTTCGTCCAGCAGGGAAAATGACCAGAGAGCAGTCACCATCGAATGTGCCAGTGACATGAATGAGCCGTATGCCATGAACAGTGCTGTATATGATTCTCTCGTCAAGCTCTGTATCGATATCTGCAAGCGTAACGGGAAGAAGAAGCTCCTGTGGCTGGGTGATAAAAATAAGACACTCAACTATGCTCCGGCGGCAGATGAAATGGTGCTGACCGTTCACCGCTGGTTTGCCAACAAAAGCTGCCCTGGAAACTGGCTGTATGCCCGCATGGGTGATCTGGCCGCAAAGGTGACTGCAGCACTGGGCGGTTCATCCTCATCTGGCATGCAGGCTTCTTCGCTGAAAAATCTCTCGGAAGCAGAAGCTGTGGCAAAGATCGGTCCGCTGTTTACTGCGAACCAGAAAACCACTGGCATTCTTGCTTGCGTGTCAATGGCTCAGTTCATTCTTGAGTCCGGCTACGGTAAATCTGAGCTGGCACAGAATGCTAATAACTGCTTTGGCATGAAGACTTCGCTTTCCGGGAACAGCTGGAGCGGCAGCAGTTGGGATGGCAAGTCTGTCTATACCAAGAAAACACAGGAGCAGAATGACGATGGCTCGATGGTCACGATCACAGCCGACTTCCGAAAGTACAGTTGTGTGGAGGATTCCATTACCGACCATGCCGCATATCTGCTCGGTGCGATGAACGGCAGTAAGAAACGCTATGAAGGTCTGGCCGGCTGCACGGATTACAAGAAAGCGGTACAGCTGATCAAAGATGGTGGTTATGCGACCAGCCACACTTATGTACAGAACCTTTGCAGTATCATCGAGCGTTGGAACCTTACGCAGTATGATGTGGCAAAGGCTTCTGAGGGTACGGTTATCTCCGGCTGGTACCGTGTCCGCAAAAGCTGGCAGAATGCGGCTTCTCAGAAGGGTGCTTTCCATGACCTGACTTACGCAAAGCAGTGTGCGGATGTCAATCCGGGCTATTTCGTTTATGACCCGGCGGGTAAGGCAGTCTACCCGGAAGTTAAGGCAAACTGCCCGTATGCGGTACGCGTTTCAATCAGTGACCTTAATATCCGTAAGGGACCTGGTACGAACTATGCTAAGACCGGGCAGTACACTGGAAAAGGTGTATTTACAATTGTAGAGGAAGCAGACGGTGAGGGAGCAACCCGTTGGGGTCTGCTGAAGGCCTATGCCGGTAAGCGTAATGGCTGGATCAGCCTTGATTTTGCCAAGAAACTGTAA